In Limisphaera ngatamarikiensis, the following proteins share a genomic window:
- a CDS encoding ATP-dependent Clp protease ATP-binding subunit, with product MNEESMSNFTPRAQQVLALARKEADRFNHNFVGTEHLLLGLLKLGQGVAVNVLQRMGLDLETVRMEVEKLVGTGPDQKMMGNIPFTPRVKKVLALAQKEAKALNHSYVGTEHILLGLLREGDGVAAKVLKSFDIDLEQTRQEILRELDPNFASQQDESGGEPMEKPAPGRKAEVKTPALKAFGRDLTEIARRGELDPVIGRRNEIERVIQILCRRTKNNPVLLGEAGVGKTAIVEGLAQEIAAGNVPEILRDKRLITLDLALMVAGTKYRGQFEERIKAVMDEIRRSRNVILFIDELHTIVGAGSAEGTMDASNIIKPALSRGELQCIGATTLNEYRKYIEKDAALERRFQAVRVEEPTPEETILILKGLRPKYEEHHKVEYTDKALEAAVRYSVRYITDRYLPDKAIDLMDEAGSRARISTMIRPPEIKALEAKIEEIKAAKEQAIKNQDFEGAAAMRDKEKQAKEKLEALLREWRMTREEKRVRVDEEDILEVVSKWTGIPLQRMAQGEMQRLLATEAEMEKVIVGQHEAVTAICKALRRSRADLKDPRRPIGSFLLLGPTGVGKTLLAKTLAEQLFGDSKSLIQLDMSEYMEKFNVSRLIGSPPGYVGYEEGGQLTEQVRRKPYSVVLFDEIEKAHPDVWNMLLQILEEGKLTDNVGRVVNFRNTIILMTSNVGSEVIRRQGTIGFGPTSEEMTYERIRERILEEAKRVFRPEFLNRLDDVIVFRPLNKQDLIAILDLEIAKVLNRLQQRNIRLELDTAAKEFLVQKGYDPQYGARPMRRAVERYLEDPLAEEILRGTIHEGEPVQVTVEGDRLVFKQNAPAAGALSG from the coding sequence ATGAACGAAGAGTCCATGAGCAACTTCACGCCGCGTGCGCAGCAGGTGCTGGCGCTGGCGCGGAAGGAAGCTGACCGTTTCAACCACAATTTTGTGGGCACGGAGCATTTGCTCCTCGGTCTGCTGAAGCTGGGTCAGGGCGTTGCGGTGAACGTCCTGCAGCGCATGGGCCTTGATTTGGAGACGGTCCGGATGGAGGTCGAGAAGCTGGTGGGGACCGGTCCGGACCAGAAGATGATGGGCAATATTCCGTTCACGCCGCGGGTCAAGAAGGTTCTGGCTCTGGCGCAGAAGGAGGCCAAGGCGCTCAACCACAGTTACGTGGGGACGGAGCACATTCTGTTGGGGTTGTTGCGGGAGGGGGATGGCGTCGCGGCCAAGGTATTGAAGAGTTTTGACATTGATCTGGAGCAGACCCGGCAGGAGATCCTGCGCGAGCTGGATCCGAACTTTGCCTCGCAGCAGGACGAATCCGGTGGCGAGCCGATGGAGAAGCCTGCGCCGGGTCGGAAGGCGGAGGTCAAGACGCCGGCGTTGAAGGCGTTTGGCCGGGATCTGACAGAGATTGCGCGACGCGGCGAGCTGGATCCGGTGATCGGTCGGCGCAACGAGATCGAGCGGGTGATCCAGATTTTGTGCCGGCGCACCAAGAACAACCCCGTGCTGCTGGGTGAGGCCGGCGTGGGCAAGACGGCCATTGTGGAGGGCCTGGCGCAGGAGATTGCGGCCGGCAACGTGCCGGAGATTCTGCGCGACAAGCGGCTGATCACCCTGGATCTTGCGTTGATGGTGGCCGGCACCAAGTACCGCGGGCAGTTTGAGGAGCGGATCAAGGCGGTGATGGATGAGATCCGGCGCTCGCGGAACGTGATCCTGTTCATTGACGAGCTGCACACCATCGTGGGGGCCGGATCGGCCGAGGGCACGATGGACGCCTCCAACATCATCAAGCCGGCGTTGAGCCGGGGCGAGCTGCAGTGCATCGGGGCCACGACGCTGAACGAGTATCGGAAGTACATTGAGAAGGACGCGGCGCTGGAGCGTCGTTTCCAGGCGGTGCGGGTGGAGGAACCCACGCCGGAGGAGACGATCCTCATTCTCAAGGGGCTGCGGCCGAAGTACGAGGAACATCACAAGGTCGAGTACACCGACAAGGCGTTGGAGGCGGCCGTGCGGTATTCGGTGCGGTACATTACGGACCGGTACCTGCCGGACAAGGCCATTGACCTGATGGACGAGGCCGGTTCGCGGGCCCGGATCAGCACGATGATCCGGCCGCCGGAGATCAAGGCGCTGGAGGCCAAGATCGAGGAGATCAAGGCGGCCAAGGAACAGGCCATCAAGAACCAGGATTTCGAGGGCGCGGCCGCCATGCGCGACAAGGAGAAGCAGGCCAAGGAAAAGCTGGAGGCCCTGTTGCGCGAATGGCGGATGACGCGGGAGGAGAAGCGCGTCCGGGTGGACGAGGAGGACATCCTGGAGGTGGTTTCGAAGTGGACGGGCATCCCGCTGCAGCGCATGGCGCAGGGCGAGATGCAGCGGTTGCTGGCCACGGAGGCCGAGATGGAGAAGGTCATCGTGGGTCAGCACGAGGCCGTGACGGCCATTTGCAAGGCGTTGCGGCGGTCCCGGGCCGATTTGAAGGATCCGCGCCGGCCCATCGGCTCGTTCCTGCTGCTGGGGCCCACGGGGGTGGGCAAGACGCTGCTGGCCAAGACGCTGGCCGAGCAGTTGTTCGGCGACAGCAAGTCGCTGATCCAGCTCGACATGAGCGAGTACATGGAGAAGTTCAACGTGTCGCGTCTGATCGGTTCGCCGCCGGGTTATGTGGGTTACGAGGAGGGCGGTCAGCTGACCGAGCAGGTGCGGCGCAAACCGTACTCGGTGGTGTTGTTTGACGAGATTGAGAAGGCCCACCCGGACGTTTGGAACATGCTGTTGCAGATCCTCGAGGAGGGGAAACTGACGGACAACGTGGGCCGGGTGGTGAACTTCCGGAACACCATCATTCTGATGACCTCCAACGTGGGGTCGGAGGTGATCCGGCGTCAGGGAACGATCGGGTTTGGTCCGACCAGCGAGGAGATGACCTACGAACGGATCCGGGAGCGGATCCTGGAGGAGGCGAAGCGGGTGTTCCGGCCGGAGTTTTTGAACCGGCTGGACGACGTGATCGTGTTCCGGCCGCTGAACAAGCAGGATCTGATTGCGATTTTGGATCTGGAGATTGCGAAGGTGCTGAACCGGCTGCAGCAGCGGAACATCCGGCTGGAGCTGGACACCGCGGCCAAGGAGTTCCTGGTGCAGAAGGGATACGATCCGCAGTATGGCGCGCGTCCGATGCGTCGTGCGGTGGAGCGGTACCTGGAGGATCCGCTGGCCGAGGAGATCCTGCGGGGCACGATCCACGAAGGCGAGCCCGTGCAGGTGACGGTGGAGGGCGACCGGCTGGTGTTCAAGCAGAACGCTCCGGCGGCGGGCGCGTTGTCCGGCTGA
- a CDS encoding PIN/TRAM domain-containing protein, with the protein MTIWVIRIFFLGLCGAAGWAVGQLRPEYAGQAWWGVVAGFGFGGLMIAVDEMLKGFSLRAFSAVTFGLILGMVVAQLIDHSGLFDTTDPGTRWLVRLGLFLAFGYIGMVLAMRSNKEDFSLIIPYVRFVPRGSSDSWIVLDTSAIIDGRIVELLESNFLQGTVVVPRFVLRELHQLADSADPGKRARGQRGLEMLNRIQKAKRNEVRVHEADYPDEAGVDGKLIRLARNLGARLFTNDANLARVAGLQGVTCVNLHELARCLRTVLLPGEVIRLRIVREGRERDQGVGYLPDGTMVVVNGGRPFIGREVEVRVESSLQTGAGVMIFAELAGSADRPGPGASASS; encoded by the coding sequence ATGACGATTTGGGTGATCCGCATTTTCTTCCTGGGACTGTGTGGAGCGGCCGGCTGGGCCGTGGGCCAGTTGCGTCCCGAGTATGCCGGGCAGGCCTGGTGGGGTGTGGTGGCGGGATTCGGCTTCGGCGGTCTGATGATCGCGGTGGATGAGATGCTGAAGGGCTTTTCCCTGCGCGCATTTTCCGCTGTGACGTTCGGGTTGATCCTGGGGATGGTGGTGGCGCAGTTGATTGATCATTCCGGCTTGTTCGACACCACCGATCCGGGCACGCGCTGGCTGGTGCGGTTGGGGTTGTTTCTGGCCTTCGGGTACATTGGGATGGTGCTGGCGATGCGCAGCAACAAGGAGGACTTTTCGCTGATCATCCCATACGTGCGGTTTGTGCCGCGGGGCTCTTCGGATTCATGGATCGTGCTGGACACCAGCGCGATCATTGACGGCCGGATCGTCGAGTTGCTGGAGTCGAATTTTCTGCAGGGCACGGTGGTGGTGCCGCGGTTTGTTTTGCGGGAGTTGCATCAATTGGCCGATTCGGCCGATCCCGGCAAACGCGCCCGGGGACAGCGCGGTTTGGAGATGCTGAATCGCATCCAGAAGGCAAAACGCAACGAGGTGCGGGTGCACGAGGCGGATTACCCGGATGAGGCCGGGGTGGACGGGAAACTGATCCGACTGGCGCGGAATCTCGGGGCGCGGCTTTTCACCAATGACGCGAACCTGGCGCGGGTGGCCGGGCTGCAGGGCGTGACCTGTGTGAACCTGCACGAACTGGCGCGGTGTTTGCGCACGGTCTTGTTACCGGGCGAGGTGATCCGGCTGCGGATTGTGCGGGAGGGCAGGGAACGGGATCAGGGCGTGGGTTATCTGCCGGACGGTACGATGGTGGTGGTCAACGGCGGTCGGCCGTTCATTGGCCGGGAGGTGGAGGTGCGGGTGGAAAGCTCCTTGCAGACCGGGGCCGGGGTGATGATCTTTGCCGAGCTGGCAGGGTCCGCTGACCGGCCGGGTCCGGGCGCGTCCGCCTCCTCCTGA
- a CDS encoding glycosyl hydrolase produces the protein MTRQTRPWTYWWWMGSAVDKTNLVRELTRYRQAGLGGVHIIPIYGARGWEDRYIPYLSPAWLEMLDFTVRQAEQLDLGVDMTTGTGWCFGGPKVAPDEANALLQTRSYTVQTGQKPDLDIAPGQLQALMAFGPDQQRVDLLPRLAADGSLNWTAPAGPWLVIAVWQRFSGQNVKRAAPGGEGPMLNLFEPRAMTNFLRWFDDAFAHYTGARPRAQYHDSYEYRCDWAPSLLAEFEKRRGYRLQDHLDAFVRGEPPDRAARVKSDYRETISDLMVEVTLPLWTAWAHRHGWITRNEAHGSPGNWIDLYAAADIPETEMFHRDRNRLLSKFASSAAHLTGRPLVSSETGTWLAEHFTETLGQMKELLDDLFLSGVNHVLYHGTCYSPDEAPWPGWLFYASFQMNPRNPIWRDVPALNLYATRCQAVLQTGRPDQDLLLYWPIHDLWHDPSGTVRNLTIHARDWFETQPIGQTAEELWDRGYAFDYVSDRFLQQAVADHGEVRLPGGCWRAIVIPPCQRMPLPTLRKLIELAEAGVPVIFAGPLPTDVPGLANLEARQAQLRELLARARTLASREDPRLFIGRLHPPLLAAGIPRESMVEDGGLLYIRRALTNGHYYFIANRSSHEAFEGWITLARPARAVRLLEPMTGQHGAPPQKPAGPNHVAVYLRLWPGQSLILQTTQTSFDDPPWIWWTASGPTFPLQGPWQVEFIEGGPTLPAGFQTRSLGSWTEGGDPDRERFAGTARYTLRFDLPAWNATQWRLDLGRIAQSARVRVNGHDLGTLLQPPWQLTLRDLQPTNNLLEVEVTSVAANRIRDLDRRGVPWKNFHDINFVNINYRPFNAADWPIRECGLLGPVTLTPVEPIQLNP, from the coding sequence ATGACCCGCCAAACCCGGCCCTGGACCTACTGGTGGTGGATGGGCAGCGCCGTGGACAAAACCAACCTGGTCCGCGAACTGACACGATACCGCCAGGCCGGCCTCGGCGGCGTCCACATCATCCCCATTTACGGCGCCAGGGGCTGGGAGGACCGTTACATCCCCTACCTCAGCCCCGCATGGCTGGAGATGCTGGATTTCACGGTCCGCCAGGCCGAACAACTCGACCTCGGCGTGGACATGACCACCGGCACGGGATGGTGTTTCGGCGGACCCAAGGTTGCACCGGACGAAGCCAACGCACTCCTCCAAACCCGATCCTACACGGTCCAAACCGGTCAAAAACCCGACCTCGACATCGCACCCGGTCAACTCCAGGCCCTCATGGCTTTCGGACCGGACCAGCAACGCGTGGATCTCCTGCCCCGTCTTGCAGCCGATGGCTCCCTGAACTGGACCGCCCCGGCAGGTCCATGGCTCGTCATCGCCGTCTGGCAGCGCTTCTCCGGACAAAACGTCAAACGCGCCGCCCCCGGCGGCGAAGGGCCCATGCTCAACCTCTTCGAGCCCCGCGCCATGACCAACTTCCTCCGCTGGTTCGACGACGCCTTCGCACACTACACCGGCGCCCGACCCCGCGCCCAATACCACGACTCCTACGAGTACCGATGCGACTGGGCCCCGTCGCTCCTGGCCGAATTCGAAAAACGCCGCGGCTACCGGCTCCAGGATCACCTCGACGCCTTCGTCCGCGGCGAACCACCCGACCGCGCCGCGCGCGTCAAGTCCGATTACCGTGAAACCATCTCCGACCTCATGGTCGAGGTCACGCTGCCCCTTTGGACCGCCTGGGCCCATCGCCATGGCTGGATCACCCGCAACGAAGCCCACGGGTCACCCGGTAACTGGATTGATCTTTACGCCGCCGCCGACATCCCCGAAACGGAAATGTTCCACCGCGACCGCAATCGCCTCCTCTCCAAATTCGCCTCTTCGGCCGCGCACCTCACCGGCCGACCCCTCGTCAGCAGCGAAACCGGCACCTGGCTGGCCGAACATTTCACCGAAACCCTCGGCCAAATGAAAGAATTGCTCGATGACCTGTTCCTCAGCGGGGTCAACCACGTCTTGTACCACGGCACCTGCTATTCCCCGGACGAAGCGCCATGGCCGGGCTGGCTCTTCTACGCCAGCTTCCAAATGAACCCGCGCAACCCCATCTGGCGCGACGTCCCCGCCCTCAACCTCTACGCCACCCGTTGCCAGGCCGTCCTCCAAACCGGCCGGCCCGATCAGGACCTCCTGCTCTACTGGCCCATCCACGACCTGTGGCATGATCCCTCCGGAACCGTCCGCAATCTCACCATCCACGCCCGCGACTGGTTCGAAACCCAACCCATCGGCCAAACCGCCGAGGAATTGTGGGACCGCGGTTACGCCTTCGACTACGTCTCCGATCGCTTCCTGCAACAGGCCGTGGCGGACCACGGAGAGGTCCGTCTGCCGGGCGGCTGCTGGCGCGCCATCGTCATCCCGCCCTGCCAGCGCATGCCCCTGCCCACACTCCGCAAACTCATCGAACTGGCCGAAGCCGGTGTCCCTGTCATCTTCGCAGGGCCGCTCCCCACCGACGTCCCCGGCCTGGCCAATCTCGAGGCCCGTCAAGCCCAGCTCCGGGAGCTACTCGCCCGCGCCCGAACCCTGGCCAGCCGCGAGGATCCCAGACTGTTCATCGGCCGACTTCACCCGCCCCTGCTGGCCGCCGGAATCCCGCGGGAGTCCATGGTTGAAGACGGGGGTCTCCTGTACATCCGCCGCGCCCTCACCAACGGCCACTACTACTTCATCGCCAACCGATCTTCCCACGAAGCCTTCGAAGGCTGGATCACCCTCGCACGGCCCGCCCGCGCCGTACGCCTCCTGGAGCCCATGACCGGCCAACACGGCGCGCCCCCGCAAAAGCCCGCCGGCCCCAATCACGTCGCCGTCTACCTCAGGCTCTGGCCCGGCCAATCCCTCATTCTCCAAACCACGCAAACCTCGTTCGATGACCCACCCTGGATCTGGTGGACCGCTTCCGGTCCCACCTTCCCCCTCCAGGGCCCATGGCAGGTCGAGTTCATCGAAGGCGGACCCACCCTGCCCGCCGGCTTCCAAACCCGCTCCCTCGGTTCCTGGACCGAGGGCGGCGACCCGGATCGCGAACGCTTCGCCGGCACCGCCCGATACACCCTCCGATTTGACCTGCCGGCGTGGAACGCAACCCAATGGCGACTCGACCTCGGCCGCATCGCCCAAAGCGCCCGCGTCCGCGTCAACGGCCACGACCTCGGCACCCTGCTCCAACCGCCCTGGCAGCTCACCCTCCGAGACCTCCAACCCACCAACAACCTCCTCGAAGTCGAAGTCACCAGCGTCGCCGCCAATCGGATCCGCGACCTCGACCGCCGCGGTGTGCCGTGGAAAAACTTCCACGACATCAACTTCGTCAACATCAACTACCGCCCCTTTAATGCGGCCGACTGGCCCATCCGCGAATGCGGCCTCCTGGGACCGGTCACACTCACACCCGTCGAGCCCATCCAGTTGAACCCATGA
- a CDS encoding ABC transporter ATP-binding protein has translation MIEVRGLTKRFGSQTVLEGIDLRIERGESLVIMGRSGCGKSVLLKHLIGLLQPDEGSVIVDGQDITRMDERRLLEVRRKFGMLFQSAALFDSLSVAENVAFAFRNRRDLTPGEIARRVAEALELVDLPGIENKRPAELSGGMRKRVGLARAIVYRPEILLYDEPTSGLDPIVSDSIDQLIIRIRDHLRVTSVVVTHDMRSARRVGHRAALLHEKRIYAVGPTEAIFASTDPVIRRFIDGVSDPKHPDF, from the coding sequence ATGATCGAGGTGCGCGGTTTGACCAAGCGGTTCGGGTCGCAGACGGTTCTGGAGGGGATTGATCTGCGGATCGAGCGGGGTGAGTCGCTGGTGATCATGGGCCGCAGCGGCTGCGGCAAGAGTGTGCTGTTGAAGCATCTCATCGGGTTGCTGCAACCGGACGAGGGTTCGGTGATCGTGGACGGGCAGGACATCACGCGGATGGACGAGCGCCGGTTGCTGGAGGTGCGGCGGAAGTTCGGGATGCTGTTTCAGAGTGCGGCCCTGTTTGATTCGCTGAGCGTGGCGGAGAATGTGGCGTTTGCGTTCCGGAACCGTCGGGATCTGACGCCCGGGGAGATCGCGCGGCGGGTGGCGGAGGCGCTGGAGCTGGTGGACCTGCCCGGGATCGAGAACAAGCGGCCGGCGGAGTTGTCCGGCGGGATGCGCAAGCGGGTGGGGCTGGCCCGGGCGATTGTGTACCGGCCCGAGATCCTATTGTACGACGAACCGACCAGCGGGCTGGACCCGATCGTGTCGGATTCCATTGACCAGCTGATCATCCGGATCCGGGATCATTTGCGGGTGACCAGTGTGGTGGTGACCCACGACATGCGGAGTGCGCGGCGGGTGGGGCACCGGGCCGCGCTGTTGCACGAGAAACGGATTTACGCGGTGGGGCCCACGGAGGCGATCTTTGCCTCGACCGACCCGGTGATCCGGCGTTTCATAGACGGCGTGTCGGATCCGAAGCATCCCGACTTTTGA
- a CDS encoding ABC transporter permease translates to MALVGCYKGLNCGLGAEGVGRATTEAVVVASISILVANFFLTLGLTPLLTALGL, encoded by the coding sequence GTGGCGTTGGTGGGCTGTTACAAGGGACTGAATTGCGGGTTGGGGGCCGAGGGGGTGGGGCGGGCCACGACCGAGGCGGTGGTGGTGGCGTCGATTTCGATTCTGGTGGCCAACTTTTTCCTGACCCTGGGGTTGACCCCGTTGTTGACCGCCCTTGGGTTATGA
- a CDS encoding FAD-binding oxidoreductase gives MNPSAEWVRRLERLLPAGEVRRDDAALEAHATDKWFVVHRPDVVVLARSTDTVVRTMRFAHEHGIPVTARGAGHGYVGGCVPVQGGIVLSLARMNRIREIHPRDFVAVVQAGVVTARLQEEVEKRGLFYPPDPASRADNTIGGNIITNAGGPRCLKYGVTRDYVLGLEVVLADGTVLRLGGRTHKNKTGFDLHRLFVGSEGLLGVVTEATLKLLPLPPYRANLAVGFSRMRDAVGALHRILEAGYLPSALELADSFTLEAAYRRTGSERLRGCRAMLIVELDGQERSVRSEIRHVRELIRLHRPRSVQVGLGPEACEEVWQIRREFSYALRDTGLTKLNEDIVVPRSRLEDLFDFAARLQKKYGIAVACFGHAGDGNIHTNLMVDFGQPGMREKAEAALDELFRQVLAWGGAITGEHGIGLAKQRWWPLAVPPEVRELHRRIKALLDPKGILNPGKFLDVDGAGGDR, from the coding sequence ATGAATCCGTCGGCTGAATGGGTGCGCCGGTTGGAGCGGTTGTTGCCGGCGGGGGAGGTGCGCCGCGACGATGCGGCGCTGGAGGCGCATGCGACGGACAAGTGGTTTGTGGTGCACCGGCCGGACGTGGTGGTGCTGGCGCGCAGCACCGACACGGTGGTGCGCACGATGCGCTTTGCCCATGAACACGGCATTCCCGTGACGGCGCGCGGGGCCGGTCATGGTTATGTGGGTGGGTGCGTGCCGGTACAGGGCGGCATCGTGCTCTCGCTGGCCCGGATGAACCGGATTCGAGAGATTCATCCGCGGGATTTTGTGGCGGTGGTGCAGGCGGGTGTGGTGACGGCGCGCCTGCAGGAGGAGGTGGAGAAGCGCGGGTTGTTTTATCCGCCGGATCCGGCCAGTCGGGCGGACAACACCATCGGCGGCAACATCATCACCAATGCGGGAGGGCCGCGCTGCCTCAAGTACGGTGTGACGCGCGATTATGTACTGGGGTTGGAGGTGGTGCTGGCGGACGGGACGGTCCTGCGGCTGGGCGGCCGCACGCACAAGAACAAAACCGGTTTTGATCTGCACCGGTTGTTTGTGGGGTCGGAGGGTCTGCTGGGGGTGGTGACCGAGGCGACGTTGAAGCTGCTGCCGTTGCCGCCCTATCGGGCGAACCTGGCGGTGGGATTCTCCCGGATGCGAGATGCGGTGGGCGCCCTGCACCGGATTTTGGAGGCGGGGTATTTGCCTTCGGCGTTGGAACTGGCCGACTCGTTTACCCTGGAGGCGGCTTATCGTCGGACCGGCAGCGAACGGCTGCGCGGTTGCCGGGCGATGCTCATCGTTGAGCTGGACGGTCAGGAACGATCGGTTCGGAGCGAAATCCGCCACGTGCGGGAATTGATCCGGCTCCATCGGCCGCGGTCGGTGCAGGTGGGGCTGGGGCCGGAGGCGTGTGAGGAGGTTTGGCAGATTCGGCGGGAGTTTTCCTATGCGCTGCGGGATACGGGCCTGACCAAGTTGAACGAGGACATCGTGGTGCCGCGGAGCCGGCTGGAGGATTTGTTCGATTTCGCGGCCCGGCTGCAAAAGAAGTACGGGATTGCCGTGGCATGTTTCGGCCATGCGGGGGATGGCAACATCCACACCAATCTGATGGTCGATTTCGGGCAGCCGGGGATGCGGGAGAAGGCGGAGGCTGCGCTGGACGAGTTGTTCCGTCAGGTGTTGGCATGGGGCGGTGCCATCACGGGCGAGCATGGCATCGGCCTGGCCAAACAGCGGTGGTGGCCGCTGGCGGTGCCGCCCGAGGTGCGGGAACTGCACCGGCGCATCAAAGCTCTCCTGGATCCGAAGGGCATTCTCAACCCGGGGAAATTCCTGGATGTGGACGGGGCTGGCGGCGACCGTTGA
- a CDS encoding MlaD family protein: protein MENRSLEWKVGAFVAVGLVLLALLLVSFSKGVTRFARTYELYLRTTDVGGIKKGASVLMAGYPVGNVVGLTLDPETGVVRLRLEILQQYRIRTNAVFVIEQSGFLGDRYVAIYPGTNGPARYFEPGEEAECPPPFNLQQTARDAAGFIQRLDQTARRLDAAIADIRRLVLNEPTLVQVSNTLEQLGTFSTRAARAMDRVDRLLETQTPAVETALSNLNFATAEFGRFTHELNRTLEAHTNELDLILERLKSVSAQADAILQDLRAGRGVAGRLLADEGLARHVEEIAANLAVTTSNLNRLGLWRLLWKPRSEPARGTTNREVLRAPHHPYP from the coding sequence ATGGAGAACCGGTCCCTGGAATGGAAGGTGGGCGCGTTTGTGGCGGTGGGGTTGGTGTTGCTGGCGCTCCTGTTGGTGAGCTTCAGCAAGGGTGTTACCCGGTTTGCGCGCACGTACGAGCTTTATTTGCGGACCACGGATGTGGGCGGCATCAAAAAGGGCGCCTCGGTTTTGATGGCCGGGTATCCGGTGGGTAACGTGGTCGGACTGACGCTGGACCCGGAGACCGGCGTGGTGCGGCTGCGGCTGGAGATTCTGCAGCAGTACCGCATTCGCACCAATGCGGTGTTTGTGATCGAGCAGAGCGGCTTTCTCGGAGACCGGTACGTGGCGATTTATCCGGGAACCAACGGCCCGGCGCGGTATTTCGAGCCGGGGGAGGAGGCGGAATGCCCTCCGCCGTTCAACCTGCAACAGACGGCACGGGATGCCGCGGGGTTCATTCAGCGGTTGGACCAAACCGCACGGCGGTTGGACGCGGCCATTGCCGACATCCGGCGCCTGGTGTTGAACGAGCCGACCCTGGTGCAGGTTTCGAACACGCTGGAGCAGCTGGGCACGTTTTCGACGCGGGCGGCCCGGGCCATGGACCGGGTGGACCGGCTGCTGGAGACGCAAACGCCCGCGGTGGAGACGGCATTGAGCAACCTGAACTTTGCCACGGCCGAGTTTGGCCGGTTCACCCACGAACTGAACCGGACCCTGGAGGCTCACACCAACGAGTTGGATCTGATTCTGGAGCGGTTGAAGTCGGTGAGCGCCCAGGCGGATGCGATCCTGCAGGATTTGCGGGCCGGGCGGGGTGTGGCGGGCCGATTGTTGGCCGATGAGGGCCTGGCGCGGCATGTGGAGGAGATTGCGGCCAACCTTGCGGTGACCACCAGCAATTTGAACCGGCTGGGATTGTGGCGGTTGTTGTGGAAGCCGCGATCGGAGCCGGCGCGTGGAACGACCAACCGGGAGGTGCTTCGTGCGCCCCATCATCCGTATCCCTGA
- a CDS encoding MlaE family ABC transporter permease encodes MRRGCAWWTDWLCGLGRLTLLAREAFGSLLRGRAQARDVLVQIHFMGVKSQSVVLITGAFTGMVLAAQTFFQFHKVRMDTATLAVVSVSMCSELGPVLTGLMVAGRVGAAIAAELGTMRVTEQIDALRTLATHPVDYLVVPRLLAAHIALPLLTAEAITVGIGAGYVVGVGLLGIDAAYAWHNMLRYTGVVDVLIGLIKAVI; translated from the coding sequence ATGCGCCGGGGTTGTGCATGGTGGACGGACTGGCTGTGCGGGCTGGGTCGGTTGACCCTGCTGGCCCGGGAGGCATTTGGTTCGTTGCTGCGCGGGCGGGCTCAAGCCCGGGATGTCCTGGTTCAGATTCACTTCATGGGGGTCAAATCGCAGTCGGTGGTCCTGATCACCGGGGCGTTTACGGGCATGGTGCTGGCCGCCCAGACCTTCTTCCAGTTCCACAAGGTGCGGATGGACACGGCGACGCTGGCGGTGGTGAGCGTGTCGATGTGCAGTGAATTGGGTCCGGTGTTGACCGGGTTGATGGTGGCGGGGCGGGTGGGGGCGGCGATTGCAGCCGAGCTGGGGACGATGCGGGTGACCGAGCAGATTGACGCGTTGCGGACGCTGGCCACGCATCCGGTGGACTATCTGGTGGTGCCGCGGCTTCTGGCGGCGCACATAGCGCTGCCGCTGTTGACGGCGGAGGCGATCACGGTGGGGATCGGGGCGGGTTACGTTGTGGGGGTGGGTTTGCTGGGGATTGATGCGGCGTATGCGTGGCACAACATGCTGCGGTACACGGGTGTGGTGGATGTGTTGATCGGGTTGATCAAGGCGGTGATTTA